Proteins co-encoded in one Dasypus novemcinctus isolate mDasNov1 chromosome 18, mDasNov1.1.hap2, whole genome shotgun sequence genomic window:
- the LOC101442536 gene encoding glycolipid transfer protein-like translates to GAGVDPRGAGWGITAGLDPERALLAEHLLKPLPADKQIETGPFLEAVAHLPPFFDCFGSPVFTPIKADISGNITKIKAVYDTNPAKFRTLQNILEVEKEMYGAEWPKVGATLALMWLKRGLRFIQVFLQSICDGERDENHPNHIRVNATKAYEMALKKYHGWIVQKIFQAALYAAPYKSDFLKALSKGQNVTEEECLEKVRLFLVNYTATIDVIYEMYTKMNAELSYKV, encoded by the coding sequence GGAGCCGGCGTGGACCCCCGCGGCGCCGGCTGGGGCATCACCGCGGGCCTCGACCCCGAAAGGGCGCTGCTGGCCGAGCATCTCCTGAAGCCGCTGCCCGCGGACAAGCAGATCGAGACGGGGCCCTTCCTCGAGGCCGTGGCCCACCTGCCGCCCTTCTTCGATTGCTTCGGGTCCCCTGTGTTCACACCCATCAAGGCGGACATAAGTGGCAACATCACGAAAATCAAGGCAGTGTACGACACCAACCCGGCCAAGTTCCGGACCCTGCAGAACATCCTGGAGGTGGAGAAAGAGATGTACGGAGCAGAGTGGCCCAAAGTGGGGGCCACGCTGGCGctgatgtggctgaaaaggggCCTCCGCTTCATCCAGGTGTTCCTCCAGAGCATCTGTGATGGGGAGCGGGACGAGAACCACCCCAACCACATCCGCGTCAACGCCACCAAGGCCTACGAGATGGCGCTCAAGAAGTACCACGGCTGGATCGTGCAGAAGATCTTCCAGGCAGCGCTGTACGCAGCCCCCTACAAGTCCGACTTCCTGAAGGCGCTCTCCAAGGGGCAGAACGTGACGGAGGAGGAGTGCCTGGAGAAGGTCCGCCTCTTCCTGGTCAACTACACGGCCACCATCGACGTCATCTACGAGATGTACACCAAGATGAACGCCGAGCTCAGCTACAAGGTGTAG